A region of Sugiyamaella lignohabitans strain CBS 10342 chromosome A, complete sequence DNA encodes the following proteins:
- the VAM6 gene encoding Vam6p (Vacuolar protein involved in vacuolar membrane fusion tethering; plays a critical role in the tethering steps of vacuolar membrane fusion by facilitating guanine nucleotide exchange on small guanosine triphosphatase Ypt7p; GO_component: GO:0030897 - HOPS complex [Evidence IPI] [PMID 10944212]; GO_component: GO:0000324 - fungal-type vacuole [Evidence IDA] [PMID 11853670]; GO_component: GO:0000329 - fungal-type vacuole membrane [Evidence IDA] [PMID 9111041]; GO_component: GO:0016020 - membrane [Evidence IEA]; GO_component: GO:0005774 - vacuolar membrane [Evidence IEA]; GO_component: GO:0005773 - vacuole [Evidence IEA]; GO_function: GO:0017112 - Rab guanyl-nucleotide exchange factor activity [Evidence IDA] [PMID 11062257]; GO_function: GO:0035091 - phosphatidylinositol binding [Evidence IDA] [PMID 16601699]; GO_process: GO:0006886 - intracellular protein transport [Evidence IEA]; GO_process: GO:0034727 - piecemeal microautophagy of nucleus [Evidence IMP] [PMID 18701704]; GO_process: GO:0015031 - protein transport [Evidence IEA]; GO_process: GO:0035542 - regulation of SNARE complex assembly [Evidence IDA] [PMID 18385512]; GO_process: GO:0032889 - regulation of vacuole fusion, non-autophagic [Evidence IDA] [PMID 18385512]; GO_process: GO:0006810 - transport [Evidence IEA]; GO_process: GO:0042144 - vacuole fusion, non-autophagic [Evidence IDA,IMP] [PMID 10944212]; GO_process: GO:0007033 - vacuole organization [Evidence IMP] [PMID 9111041]; GO_process: GO:0016192 - vesicle-mediated transport [Evidence IEA]; GO_process: GO:0016192 - vesicle-mediated transport [Evidence IMP] [PMID 12730205]), giving the protein MISAFSALPIVSLPLTDRSRITSIFAIGGRLLIGYSTGVLQVYNILEPFSPSLQASLSATYKNISTQAIEKIGAIQDAGFLVILANSMVSVYDFETYSLDEHLSKTKGATTFATIQGLKELDSDQPGVPITLSRLVVACKRKLVCYEWRDTEFIEYKEIQLQETIKSLCFADIDNIICGLSSEFSVVNLVANSIATVVPDGGDNAPSAVSVGMSYIGIGSRMAPPLCVALDNRLASTFGSDNKFGMKEIQERKGSSAYLPDYVGSPLITRKSLLVRDTRSTCIDSAGKVVSDYPNIQWPSAPRVLAFSYPYLLDVLQNAVEVRNPATTTVLQSIPIENIDLMTEGKLLYMASARRVYRLLAGDYNLQIQKLTDNGDLVEAISLLSQIETVLVKDKENKLRHLQILRAQELFKDNKFEEALLMFSDISAPPNIVINLYPDNFVAEDENSTIKSTTTDSTKQHNISSASNTSDGEPSNLSTQFKWTQRNLTKAVRSLLPYLADTRRKISKLETSQERVKYHGFELSEEIYGDLTVAAGLVDTTLFKCYMLISPSLVGPLVRVANHCDPVVVEQKLSEVGKWKDLIDFYFGKKMHREALKLLAKLSGDDNTDSNLLSGPEPTVQYLQRLNNEYLDVIFEFASWPISVDKQFGRDIFLEDSSESLSLSRPKVFKYLLALPSHDLCIEYLEYLVSELGETLPLFHNNLATLYIRRIEGGREDDIPKLMTFLSTSSYYKVDRILNEIDENNSKFHEARAILYGKLGQHLEALQLYALEINDQIKARKYCADVYEADKNQGQNCSHMLFELYLKDTSQNRQNILDLLSSQGPRMSPIKVLSRLPADFSLSELDHFLQSQLRTLTSEATSERVDASLSRVHLIRTQEQLLELTQKSTTITNHRTCKLCKKRLGHSVISIFPNGVVVHFGCQKAYQDMLRQESEKSAPLSLSAYKKSTK; this is encoded by the coding sequence ATGATATCGGCATTTTCGGCTCTGCCGATAGTGTCCTTGCCGTTAACAGATAGGTCAAGGATAACCAGCATTTTTGCGATAGGTGGAAGGTTATTGATCGGATATTCAACCGGCGTATTACAGGTTTATAACATATTGGAGCCATTCTCACCATCTTTACAGGCTTCTTTAAGTGCAACTTATAAGAACATATCAACCCAAGctattgaaaagattggGGCCATCCAAGATGCTGGTTTTTTGGTAATCTTAGCCAACTCTATGGTCAGTGTGtatgattttgaaacttATTCGCTGGATGAGCATCTTTCAAAAACCAAAGGAGCAACAACCTTTGCTACAATTCAAGGACTAAAGGAGTTGGATTCCGACCAACCAGGGGTACCAATAACACTTTCCCGTTTGGTAGTAGCATGTAAAAGAAAATTGGTTTGTTATGAGTGGAGGGATACAGAATTTATCGAATATAAAGAGATACAACTTCAAGAGACTATCAAGAGTCTGTGCTTTGCTGATATCgataatattatatgtGGGTTATCGTCTGAATTTAGTGTGGTTAACTTAGTAGCAAATAGCATTGCCACTGTGGTTCCAGATGGCGGTGACAATGCACCGTCTGCGGTGTCGGTTGGGATGAGTTatattggaattggatCACGAATGGCTCCCCCACTGTGCGTGGCCCTCGACAATAGGTTAGCCAGCACATTTGGTTCAGACAATAAGTTTGGTATGAAAGAGATTCAAGAGAGGAAGGGTTCTTCGGCATATCTACCCGATTATGTAGGTTCACCACTGATTACTCGGAAAAGTCTATTAGTTCGCGACACACGGTCGACCTGTATCGATAGCGCAGGTAAGGTGGTCTCAGATTATCCTAACATTCAATGGCCATCGGCTCCAAGAGTACTTGCATTCAGCTATCCCTACTTGCTGGATGTATTGCAAAATGCGGTGGAAGTGAGGAATCCAGCCACCACTACAGTCCTCCAGTCCATACCCATCGAGAATATAGACTTGATGACGGAGGGAAAGTTGTTATACATGGCGTCAGCTAGACGGGTATATAGACTTCTGGCTGGTGACTACAAtcttcagattcagaaGCTGACTGATAATGGAGATTTGGTTGAGGCGATTTCTTTACTTAGTCAGATAGAAACTGTTCTTGTtaaagataaagaaaacaaacttcGCCACCTTCAAATCCTTCGTGCTCAAGAGCTATTCAAGGATAACAAATTTGAAGAGGCTTTGCTCATGTTCTCTGATATTTCTGCGCCCCCCAATATTGTTATTAATTTATACCCCGACAATTTTGTTGCAGAAGATGAGAATTCGACAATCAAGAGTACGACAACTGATTCTACTAAACAGCACAATATATCATCAGCAAGTAATACTTCAGATGGAGAACCTTCTAATCTATCGACTCAATTTAAGTGGACCCAAAGAAACCTTACCAAAGCTGTTCGCAGTTTATTGCCGTATTTGGCAGacacaagaagaaaaatatcCAAGCTTGAAACGTCTCAGGAAAGAGTTAAATATCATGGTTTTGAGCTTTCTGAAGAGATCTATGGTGATTTgactgttgctgctggactGGTTGACACAACTTTGTTCAAGTGTTACATGCTTATAAGCCCTTCCTTAGTGGGCCCATTAGTACGGGTCGCCAATCACTGCGATCCCGTTGTGGTAGAACAAAAGTTGTCTGAAGTCGGAAAATGGAAagatttgattgatttttattttgggAAGAAGATGCATAGGGAAGCGCTCAAGCTTCTAGCAAAACTTTCCGGAGACGATAATACTGATTCTAATTTATTGTCTGGACCAGAACCAACTGTACAATATCTTCAAAGATTGAACAATGAATATCTTGATGTCATATTTGAATTCGCTTCTTGGCCCATTTCAGTCGACAAGCAATTTGGACGGGATATATTTTTGGAGGACTCGTCGGaatctctttctctttcacGGCCCAAAGTATTCAAATATCTACTAGCATTACCGTCTCATGATCTCTGTATTGAGTATTTGGAATACTTGGTTAGTGAATTGGGTGAGACTCTACCTCTGTTTCATAACAACCTAGCCACTCTTTATATTAGACGTATAGAGGGTGGTCGGGAAGATGATATTCCCAAACTGATGACATTTTTGTCAACATCTTCCTATTACAAGGTTGACAGAATACTGAACGAGATTGATGAGAATAATTCAAAGTTTCATGAAGCTCGTGCAATACTATATGGCAAGCTGGGGCAACACTTAGAGGCCCTTCAATTATATGCACTCGAAATTAATGACCAGATAAAAGCCAGGAAATATTGCGCGGATGTCTATGAAGCAGACAAAAACCAGGGCCAGAATTGTTCGCATATGTTATTTGAACTGTATTTAAAAGATACGAGTCAGAATAGGCAGAACATACTAGATTTGTTATCATCTCAAGGACCGCGAATGTCCCCTATCAAGGTTTTATCCCGGCTCCCTGCCGACTTCAGCTTGAGTGAATTAGACCATTTCTTGCAATCCCAGTTGAGAACACTGACGAGTGAAGCGACATCTGAAAGAGTTGATGCTTCTTTATCAAGGGTACACTTGATCCGAACTCAAGAACAATTATTGGAGTTGACCCAAAAAAGTACTACTATCACCAATCATCGAACTTGTAAATTGTGTAAGAAACGTCTGGGACACAGCGTTATATCGATATTCCCGAACGGCGTAGTTGTTCATTTTGGTTGTCAAAAAGCATATCAGGACATGCTACGACAAGAGAGTGAAAAATCCGCCCCACTAAGTCTTAGTGCTTATAAAAAGTCTACTAAATAG
- the UTP21 gene encoding Utp21p (Subunit of U3-containing 90S preribosome and SSU processome complexes; involved in production of 18S rRNA and assembly of small ribosomal subunit; synthetic defect with STI1 Hsp90 cochaperone; human homolog linked to glaucoma; Small Subunit processome is also known as SSU processome; GO_component: GO:0030686 - 90S preribosome [Evidence IDA] [PMID 12150911]; GO_component: GO:0034388 - Pwp2p-containing subcomplex of 90S preribosome [Evidence IDA] [PMID 15231838]; GO_component: GO:0034388 - Pwp2p-containing subcomplex of 90S preribosome [Evidence IDA] [PMID 17515605]; GO_component: GO:0005730 - nucleolus [Evidence IEA]; GO_component: GO:0005730 - nucleolus [Evidence IDA] [PMID 15590835]; GO_component: GO:0005730 - nucleolus [Evidence IDA] [PMID 22842922]; GO_component: GO:0005634 - nucleus [Evidence IEA]; GO_component: GO:0005634 - nucleus [Evidence IDA] [PMID 14562095]; GO_component: GO:0030529 - ribonucleoprotein complex [Evidence IEA]; GO_component: GO:0032040 - small-subunit processome [Evidence IEA]; GO_component: GO:0032040 - small-subunit processome [Evidence IDA] [PMID 15590835]; GO_function: GO:0003674 - molecular_function [Evidence ND]; GO_process: GO:0006364 - rRNA processing [Evidence IEA,IEA]; GO_process: GO:0006364 - rRNA processing [Evidence IGI] [PMID 19150991]; GO_process: GO:0042274 - ribosomal small subunit biogenesis [Evidence IC] [PMID 15590835]; GO_process: GO:0042254 - ribosome biogenesis [Evidence IEA]) — MPSVAVESTDAKRRKISSSTPVKAISSRVFSPFRTIGLVTDGTPLAITSLGQSFLVTTVVDNSFQIYDASNLHLLFVSQPRTPSKITCIHSHFHYVYASWERSVGIYKRGNLQSTIVLPDDHDASEINSILLFGGYLCVSTSETLYVYKSDVKSPANVEFYTSFRVPKVLGQIKHLSHPPTYLNKVVIAAKSSVLVFNVRSGKLLYTSEDFGSSITAVEPSPVLDIVGISTAAGDIHLYNIRRGKIVFSLDIGEHVSSISFRTDGTPHLAVGTASGHLFFYDLNGKRRIHSVRGAHSEASGGVSKVQYLNGQSIVITNGADNIIQELVFDPSITSSVGSERSITSPPRVLRSRGGHARPPTSISFTDEEAHFILSASQDKSLWSFSLRKDSQSHEFSQRTSATTNGKRNAGLAGSGLREKFSEITDLAYQANKQNRWDNIITAHKNLDYARTWSGSRGIVGKYNLHTLDGGIVKSVGISQCGNFGLIGSSQGSIAVYNLQSGTLRRKIVTTSHKKAVTGIASDSFNKVIISCSLEGFVMFHDFHNASRIGKINLESSALQMRFHSRSNLLAVALDNLSVVVIDIQTRRVIRELWGHTNAITSFDFTPDGRWIISASLDSSIRTWDIPSGGCIDAVKVNNIVTCLKVSPNGEWLATSHVQGAGVQLWTMKSQFQKISTRTISEDEVNDIVMPNSTGEGGSNIIEGAFELAQDETDMDQSDWNSPNTLSDKLQTLSLLPKTKLNTLVHLDLIKLRNKPKEAPKVPEKSPFFLGVPGVESERQETSEGPFNQPKMKNTISSESTFTRLLRSGDVEGFLTHLKGLSPSATDLEIRSLNTFPPLNEFISFIDALTYQLQQKRDYELVQAWMTMLLRIHGDIILANQKDSDLIASLSSFETEQDSESVRLDKLTKYCSGVLNYLRTA; from the coding sequence ATGCCTTCTGTAGCGGTTGAATCTACCGACGctaagagaagaaagattTCTTCCTCGACTCCTGTCAAGGCCATTTCATCAAGGGTCTTTTCTCCGTTCCGTACTATCGGTCTTGTCACAGATGGAACACCGCTTGCGATAACATCTCTTGGACAATCATTCCTAGTAACAACTGTAGTCGATAATTCCTTTCAAATTTATGATGCTTCGaacctccacctcctgtTCGTGTCTCAACCAAGAACACCAAGTAAGATAACTTGTATCCACTCGCATTTCCACTATGTTTATGCATCTTGGGAACGAAGTGTTGGTATCTACAAAAGAGGTAATCTCCAATCTACTATCGTCCTACCAGATGACCACGATGCTAGCGAAATTAATAGCATTCTTCTATTTGGTGGGTACTTGTGTGTTTCGACTAGTGAGACCCTGTATGTTTACAAAAGTGATGTAAAGTCACCTGCAAATGTCGAGTTCTACACCTCTTTCAGGGTTCCTAAAGTTCTTGGCCAAATTAAGCACCTCTCACACCCTCCTACTTATCTCAACAAAGTAGTTATTGCAGCAAAGTCTTCAGTCTTGGTGTTCAACGTCAGATCTGGAAAACTCCTCTATACTTCTGAAGATTTTGGTTCGTCTATTACCGCTGTTGAACCTTCTCCAGTTTTAGATATCGTTGGTAtttctactgctgctggtgatattcATCTGTATAACATTCGCAGAGGCAAAATTGTTTTTTCACTAGACATAGGTGAGCATGTTTCATCTATTTCTTTCCGTACTGATGGCACACCACATCTTGCTGTAGGTACCGCTTCTGGTCATTTGTTCTTTTATGATTTGAATGGGAAACGACGTATACATTCAGTTAGAGGTGCCCACAGTGAGGCTTCTGGTGGTGTCTCTAAGGTACAATATCTTAATGGACAATCGATTGTTATTACCAATGGTGCAGACAATATTATCCAAGAGCTTGTTTTCGATCCTTCAATAACATCTTCGGTAGGAAGTGAACGAAGTATAACCTCGCCACCACGTGTTCTGAGATCTCGAGGTGGCCATGCGAGACCACCCACAAGTATTTCTTttactgatgaagaagccCATTTTATTCTCTCGGCATCTCAAGATAAATCTTTGTGGAGCTTTTCTCTACGTAAAGACAGTCAAAGCCACGAATTCTCCCAGAGAACATCTGCCACTACCAATGGTAAGCGAAATGCTGGCCTCGCTGGTAGCGGACTGCGGGAGAAGTTTTCTGAAATCACTGATCTGGCCTACCAGgcaaataaacaaaatagGTGGGATAATATCATTACTGCCCATAAAAACTTGGATTATGCTAGAACTTGGAGCGGTAGTAGGGGTATAGTTGGAAAGTACAATCTCCATACTCTAGATGGAGGCATAGTAAAGAGTGTAGGAATCTCACAATGCGGCAACTTTGGGTTGATAGGCTCATCCCAGGGTAGTATTGCTGTTTACAACCTTCAGAGTGGTACTCTGAGACGCAAAATAGTGACAACTAGTCACAAAAAGGCTGTGACGGGTATAGCATCGGATAGCTTCAACAAGGTGATTATCAGTTGCTCATTAGAAGGTTTTGTAATGTTTCATGATTTCCATAATGCCTCGCGAATTGGCAAAATAAACCTTGAGTCATCTGCTCTTCAAATGAGATTTCATTCCAGATCCAACCTGTTGGCCGTCGCTCTTGATAACctttctgttgttgttattgataTCCAAACACGACGTGTTATCCGTGAACTATGGGGTCATACCAATGCTATTACTTCTTTCGACTTCACTCCTGATGGACGTTGGATTATTTCGGCTTCGTTGGATAGCTCAATAAGGACTTGGGATATTCCGTCGGGTGGCTGCATAGACGCTGTTAAGGTGAACAATATAGTAACATGCTTGAAAGTAAGCCCCAATGGCGAATGGCTGGCCACTTCCCATGTTCaaggtgctggtgttcAACTCTGGACCATGAAGTCCCAGTTTCAGAAAATTTCAACCCGTACGAtttctgaagatgaggtTAATGACATAGTCATGCCAAACTCTACTGGTGAAGGTGGATCTAATATTATAGAAGGCGCATTTGAACTTGCCCAGGATGAGACGGATATGGATCAATCTGATTGGAACTCTCCAAATACTTTGAGCGACAAGCTACAGACGTTGAGCTTATTACCAAAAACTAAACTGAATACCTTGGTACATTTAGATCTTATAAAACTCAGAAATAAGCCTAAAGAGGCTCCAAAGGTACCTGAAAAATCGCCATTTTTTCTGGGTGTTCCAGGTGTAGAGTCAGAAAGACAAGAAACCAGTGAGGGACCTTTCAATCAACCAAAAATGAAGAACACTATTTCATCTGAGTCCACATTCACCCGTCTTCTAAGGAGTGGCGATGTAGAAGGGTTTTTGACCCACCTCAAGGGCCTCTCTCCCTCTGCCACTGATCTGGAGATTCGCTCCCTCAACACATTCCCTCCACTGAATGAGTTTATATCTTTCATTGATGCGTTAACCTACCAGCTTCAGCAGAAGAGAGATTATGAACTAGTTCAGGCATGGATGACAATGCTACTTAGAATCCACGGGGACATTATTTTGGCCAATCAGAAGGACAGTGACCTTATTGCATCTCTGTCGTCTTTTGAGACGGAACAAGACTCCGAATCTGTAAGACTTGACAAGCTTACTAAATACTGCTCGGGAGTCTTAAACTATCTAAGAACTGCATAG